AGCAAGCTGCTCATTAATTTTCGCCACCAGCTCTCCTTCACACGAGCCTCCGTTTTCAGATTTCCCGACAGCTTTACGTACTCGCTCACGGCTTCTGTAATGGCCTGAGCGATTTTTTCTTGTGCTTTGGGATTCGTTAACATTTCGCGGTCATGTGCATTGCTGATAAAACCCATCTCCACGATGACAGACGGACAGTAGTTATGACGCAGCATGTAGTACGTCTTCCCCCTGACTGGCTGGTTGTTCGTCCCTGTCAGCTTGTTCAGCGAGTTTTGCAGCAGTTCTGCCAGCATATAGCTTTGTTCGGTATCTTGGAACAAAAGAATGGCACCCCGTCGCCGCGAATTAGACGCCCAGTTTACATGCAGGCTGAGCAACATCTGGGGACCGATCTCTTTCGCTAAATTCTTCCTCTGTGCCAAATCTCGAATATGCCTCGATCGGTTGTCCAACCACCGATTCTCATCGCTCAGTGCGATATCTTTGTTCCGATTCAAGGCCACCGTATAGCCAGCTTCTGTCAACTGTTGGTATAGTTGCTTGGCAATTTGCAGATTGATGTCTTTTTCATACAAATCCCCGTAAGAAGTTCCCGTATCTACACCCCCATGACCTACATCAATCAAAATGTGAAATGGGGTGAGCGGCAATGCCTCGCTTCGCGTCGGGATACAGATGAGGATAAGTATGAAAGCAGCGATACGGAAGATAGCCTGTAAGTTTCTCATGCCTGTAGGATAACCGGATTGAAAAGAAACCTTTCAGTCGGCGAGGTACACATAACATTGTGAATTTTTTAATCCAACTGTACAATTACAATAATGAAACATGACCTTACCCGCATAAGAAGGTGTACTGATGAATCAATCTTTGGAAAAACCGTTATTCCCCCCGTATTTGGCTCTCTTGATCGGGGTGATCGCCATTTCCTCTTCTGCGATCTTTGTAAAGCTATCGGATGCACCTGCTCCGATTATCGCTACGTATCGCCTGATTTTTTCCGTTCTCTTAACGCTTCCTTTTTTATTTTGGAATCGTGGTGCCATCGCAGAGATTGGAAAAATGTCCAAAAAAGTGTGGCTACTCTGCATTTTATCCGGAGCCTTTTTGGCAAGCCACTTTCTGTTGTGGTTTGAATCGCTGAACTACACGTCTGTAGCCAGTTCTACTGTGCTCGTTACGTTGCAGCCATTATTTGCATTCATCGGCGGTTATTTCTTTTTTGGTGAAAAAGTTCGATTTCTAGCTCTATCCGGCGGTTTGCTGGCGATTGCGGGAAGCTTCGTGATTGGCTGGGGAGATTTTCAAGTAGGCGGCATGGCTCTGTGGGGTGATTTCCTCGCATTAATGGGAGCTGTCACCGTGACGGGCTACTGGCTGGTCGGGCAATACGTTCGTCAACATATGTCCTCCTTTGCCTACACACTCGTCGTCTATACAGCCACCAGCGTGATTCTGCTCGCCTATGATCTGGCTCTCGGGTATTCGCTCTTTGGTTACCCTGCG
This genomic stretch from Brevibacillus sp. DP1.3A harbors:
- a CDS encoding DMT family transporter; translated protein: MNQSLEKPLFPPYLALLIGVIAISSSAIFVKLSDAPAPIIATYRLIFSVLLTLPFLFWNRGAIAEIGKMSKKVWLLCILSGAFLASHFLLWFESLNYTSVASSTVLVTLQPLFAFIGGYFFFGEKVRFLALSGGLLAIAGSFVIGWGDFQVGGMALWGDFLALMGAVTVTGYWLVGQYVRQHMSSFAYTLVVYTATSVILLAYDLALGYSLFGYPAADWGWFFCLALFPTLLGHSIFNWIIKWLNTTTISMGILGEPIGTAILAYFILGEVVTPPQWIGGLIIIAGIYVFIRFNQPAKGVSSIEQATGEPKKLA
- a CDS encoding N-acetylmuramoyl-L-alanine amidase encodes the protein MRNLQAIFRIAAFILILICIPTRSEALPLTPFHILIDVGHGGVDTGTSYGDLYEKDINLQIAKQLYQQLTEAGYTVALNRNKDIALSDENRWLDNRSRHIRDLAQRKNLAKEIGPQMLLSLHVNWASNSRRRGAILLFQDTEQSYMLAELLQNSLNKLTGTNNQPVRGKTYYMLRHNYCPSVIVEMGFISNAHDREMLTNPKAQEKIAQAITEAVSEYVKLSGNLKTEARVKESWWRKLMSSLLDKL